A genomic window from Paraburkholderia phytofirmans OLGA172 includes:
- a CDS encoding efflux transporter outer membrane subunit encodes MSAALRGLCAATACALSLCACVDVSMPDYKRPDTPAKASWSDQKGSPVSAAATIEPDWWKGFHDPYLDTLVAKAIAGNFDIKVLAARIDVASTQIGEAKAGALPTMDLGGGADFEKSTGQTFSKQYNVATQVSWDIDIWGKVEKGVQAQKAEFHASEADWRAGYLELVANVSSTYFQILQFDDQIEQQQQTLVTNRQILTIYDGQRRNGLIPQTQVLRQQAEINRLTNQLLELRRSRDLANNALCTLLGVPAGEFQLPKGHLQQRVQLPVVPDGLPAQLLARRPDVVAAEFRVLEAYNLVGQAKLAQLPTINLTGHGGTASFALTDLLKSFTYGFMPSINIPLLDPGVRAHVKVTQAQSTVAEQQYRVAVMGAFEEVENALVNLNSHKAQRVELQQEVSRLQIVADQIQSQLRLGVVSQLEVFETERTLLEAQQELLANHQLILSDTVLLYKALGGGWPNVDVQAEVKEH; translated from the coding sequence ATGTCCGCGGCGTTGCGCGGACTCTGCGCCGCAACGGCCTGCGCGCTGTCGCTGTGCGCGTGCGTCGACGTCAGCATGCCCGACTACAAGCGGCCCGATACACCCGCCAAGGCGTCGTGGTCGGATCAGAAAGGCTCGCCGGTTTCGGCGGCCGCGACCATCGAGCCGGATTGGTGGAAAGGCTTCCACGATCCGTATCTGGACACACTGGTCGCTAAAGCAATCGCAGGCAACTTCGATATCAAGGTGCTGGCCGCGCGCATCGACGTGGCCAGCACGCAGATCGGCGAGGCCAAAGCAGGCGCGTTGCCGACCATGGATCTCGGCGGCGGCGCCGATTTCGAAAAGAGTACCGGCCAGACGTTTTCCAAGCAGTACAACGTCGCAACCCAGGTGAGCTGGGACATCGATATCTGGGGCAAAGTGGAGAAGGGCGTGCAGGCGCAAAAGGCCGAATTCCACGCCAGCGAAGCAGATTGGCGCGCCGGCTATCTGGAACTGGTGGCGAACGTCTCGAGTACCTATTTCCAGATCCTGCAATTCGACGACCAGATCGAGCAGCAGCAACAAACGCTCGTCACAAACCGGCAGATTCTCACTATCTACGACGGCCAGCGCCGCAACGGCCTCATACCGCAAACGCAGGTGCTGCGCCAGCAGGCCGAGATCAACCGCCTGACCAATCAGTTGCTCGAACTGCGCCGCTCGCGCGATCTCGCGAACAACGCCCTATGCACGCTGCTCGGCGTGCCGGCAGGCGAGTTCCAGTTGCCGAAAGGGCATTTGCAGCAGCGCGTGCAATTGCCCGTGGTGCCGGACGGCTTGCCCGCGCAACTCCTCGCGCGGCGCCCCGACGTGGTGGCCGCCGAGTTCAGAGTGCTGGAAGCCTACAACCTGGTTGGCCAGGCCAAGCTCGCGCAACTACCTACCATCAATCTCACCGGCCATGGCGGCACCGCGAGCTTCGCGCTGACCGATTTGCTGAAGTCGTTCACCTATGGATTCATGCCCAGTATCAACATTCCGTTGCTCGATCCCGGCGTGCGGGCCCATGTGAAGGTCACGCAAGCGCAATCGACGGTAGCCGAGCAACAGTACCGTGTAGCCGTCATGGGCGCGTTCGAGGAGGTGGAAAACGCGCTGGTCAATCTGAACTCGCACAAGGCGCAGCGGGTGGAATTGCAGCAGGAGGTATCGCGTCTGCAGATCGTTGCCGATCAGATCCAATCGCAATTGCGCCTCGGCGTGGTGTCGCAGCTGGAAGTCTTCGAAACCGAACGGACCTTGCTGGAAGCGCAGCAGGAACTGCTCGCCAATCATCAACTGATTCTGTCCGACACGGTTTTGCTTTATAAGGCACTGGGCGGTGGTTGGCCGAATGTGGATGTGCAAGCGGAAGTAAAGGAACACTGA
- a CDS encoding FHA domain-containing protein: MTAGEAPIAEMRATLDATFEVVLSPVLSAQRPALGAIRIVDSLFAIGRSEVPFTDYPAERITRLSRRHARIFTEHGAIYVADLGSKNGTTLNGVAVRQAPSRVRAGDELCFGGELCYRVSIEPRARIVAAASAAPAPGLLLEPQRDDLGLQPIDVQAFPFLISKADEVFARYKDRYPHQVNYISRRHAHIFLKGGDLYIEDLGSTNGTFVGGKRLDETALPLVEGDLLAFGGDHFVYRVTLQKPPEVEPTVTQLFLNPAADEAADTDKTTFVGAAHSFLDIFCVDPGLQREDEVNEAAQAAYAHAKRDTLTGGANGTSGTNRTNGAHGANGTYGKQGSNGSHGTNAAKGRPQRWRLLAGELSKAFAGGDHAMGRRAAWWSGAVFAVLVAIALALYMRGSSERDLRNMLASGDYTSAVAAANGYLASHPGDTKVSALASEALLKAKLPGWLNALQKAQFDQADALLKEMRSLSANNVDAASLVGELQWVGDLERFVVGRGGVDAPIRMYADEATINGLLQRWDDDARSHQRALDRIASYVPVFAEPYAQALSHLRKLESDDSVYLAAIDRLNGTIRTELARDKPDTLPAVLDDYAQRYPRLAGLDRVREDLRHYADVLNAALSRQLTPLLALLKTVHFSTPPFQAQFQQLAASRLPSPDVIQRHDAASAAWLRGDTQQALSDLQAMPAGPWSDVIAAELAHKKALLDQFADLQKTRGGKDYDQRLLSFYASLDPTADAWFVQSIQKDVAALHDKALARAQDLLLRAQSLWKQYRASGPIGGTQRLEAGISPGFRSEARLLSDAQSAAQQGMRIYTQLKADHPADFDRLLADIEAEADLQRRSLTELRMVLDPGLLKAKLALIGGEQSETRQSP, encoded by the coding sequence ATGACTGCTGGCGAAGCTCCGATTGCTGAGATGCGCGCGACCCTGGACGCCACCTTCGAGGTGGTGCTGTCGCCGGTTTTGTCCGCGCAGCGTCCCGCGCTCGGTGCGATCCGGATCGTCGACAGCCTGTTCGCGATCGGCCGCAGCGAGGTGCCGTTCACCGACTACCCCGCCGAGCGGATAACCCGCCTGTCACGCCGCCATGCGCGGATTTTCACGGAGCACGGCGCTATCTATGTCGCCGATCTCGGCAGCAAGAACGGCACGACACTCAACGGCGTTGCGGTGCGGCAAGCTCCGTCGCGGGTGCGTGCCGGCGACGAACTGTGCTTCGGTGGTGAGCTCTGTTATCGGGTGAGTATCGAGCCGCGCGCGCGGATCGTCGCCGCCGCGAGTGCGGCACCCGCACCCGGCCTGCTGCTGGAGCCGCAGCGCGACGATCTCGGGCTTCAGCCGATCGACGTGCAGGCGTTCCCGTTTCTCATCAGCAAGGCGGACGAAGTCTTCGCGCGCTACAAGGACCGCTATCCGCATCAGGTCAACTACATTTCGCGGCGCCACGCGCATATCTTTCTGAAGGGTGGCGACCTCTACATCGAAGATCTCGGTAGCACCAACGGTACATTCGTCGGTGGAAAGCGGCTCGACGAAACCGCACTGCCGCTCGTGGAGGGGGACCTCCTTGCATTTGGCGGCGACCACTTCGTCTACAGGGTGACACTGCAAAAACCCCCTGAAGTCGAGCCGACCGTGACCCAGCTATTCCTCAATCCCGCTGCCGACGAAGCTGCCGATACCGACAAGACCACGTTTGTTGGCGCCGCGCATTCGTTCCTCGATATCTTTTGCGTCGACCCAGGACTACAACGCGAAGACGAAGTCAACGAGGCGGCGCAGGCCGCGTATGCGCACGCGAAGCGCGACACGCTGACCGGCGGTGCGAACGGCACGAGCGGAACGAATAGGACAAACGGCGCGCATGGCGCAAATGGGACGTACGGCAAGCAAGGCTCGAACGGCTCACATGGAACGAACGCAGCGAAGGGCCGGCCGCAGCGTTGGCGTCTGCTCGCGGGCGAACTCAGCAAGGCCTTTGCGGGCGGCGATCACGCTATGGGGCGTCGCGCCGCGTGGTGGAGTGGCGCGGTCTTCGCCGTTCTGGTGGCCATCGCGCTGGCGCTATACATGCGCGGCTCATCGGAGCGCGACTTGAGAAATATGCTGGCGAGCGGCGATTACACCAGCGCGGTGGCCGCGGCAAACGGCTACCTGGCGAGCCATCCCGGCGACACCAAAGTCAGCGCATTGGCGAGCGAAGCGCTGCTGAAGGCGAAACTCCCCGGCTGGCTTAACGCGCTGCAAAAGGCGCAGTTCGACCAGGCCGACGCGCTGCTCAAGGAGATGAGATCGTTGAGTGCGAATAATGTGGACGCCGCCTCTCTGGTCGGCGAATTGCAATGGGTAGGCGACCTGGAGCGTTTCGTGGTGGGGCGCGGCGGGGTGGACGCGCCGATCCGCATGTATGCCGACGAGGCCACCATCAACGGCCTGCTGCAACGCTGGGACGACGACGCGAGAAGTCATCAGCGCGCGCTCGATCGCATCGCCTCGTATGTGCCCGTTTTTGCGGAGCCATACGCGCAGGCGCTGAGCCATCTGCGTAAACTGGAAAGCGACGACTCGGTGTACCTCGCCGCCATCGACCGCCTGAACGGCACCATTCGCACCGAACTGGCGCGCGACAAGCCCGACACGCTGCCTGCCGTCCTCGACGATTACGCGCAGCGTTATCCGCGTCTCGCCGGCCTCGATCGTGTACGGGAAGATCTGCGCCACTACGCCGACGTCCTGAACGCCGCGCTCAGCCGGCAATTGACCCCGCTGCTTGCCTTGCTGAAAACGGTGCATTTCAGCACCCCGCCATTTCAGGCGCAGTTTCAGCAATTGGCCGCGAGCCGCCTGCCGTCGCCGGACGTCATCCAGCGCCATGACGCGGCGAGCGCGGCGTGGCTGCGCGGCGACACCCAGCAGGCGCTGAGCGACTTGCAGGCCATGCCTGCCGGGCCGTGGTCCGATGTGATCGCAGCGGAACTGGCGCATAAGAAAGCGCTGCTCGACCAGTTCGCCGACTTGCAGAAGACGCGCGGCGGCAAGGATTACGACCAACGCTTGTTGTCGTTCTACGCCAGTCTCGATCCGACGGCGGACGCGTGGTTCGTGCAATCGATCCAGAAAGACGTCGCCGCTTTGCACGACAAAGCGCTGGCGCGTGCGCAAGACCTGCTGCTGCGCGCGCAGAGCCTCTGGAAGCAGTATCGGGCGAGCGGTCCGATCGGCGGCACGCAACGGCTGGAAGCGGGGATTTCGCCCGGCTTTCGCAGCGAGGCGCGTCTGCTTTCCGATGCGCAGTCCGCCGCGCAACAGGGTATGCGCATCTATACGCAGCTGAAGGCGGATCATCCCGCCGACTTCGACCGCCTGCTAGCGGATATCGAAGCCGAAGCGGATTTGCAGCGCCGCTCGCTGACCGAGCTGCGCATGGTGCTGGACCCTGGGCTGTTGAAGGCGAAGCTGGCGTTGATCGGAGGCGAGCAGAGTGAAACGCGACAGTCACCCTAG
- a CDS encoding peptidase domain-containing ABC transporter codes for MDAPQTAPSAAEFLTSVEILSPFSRDEIERLAEYAQARFYSFGETVCSTGETADGLYVVRSGSVRIFTEEHGKETSMGVRKTGEIFADIAMLRAYVHEASVRASAKTELLFIPRAAIEPVLAGNQAALAFIASYVAISSAGGFVAQLFDLRGKLNKAELEEYVRSVGVKRVAAGKEILKQDGRDDRRLYVVRQGEVRIVRHEEGQDYTLATLGEGEIFGEKACLMRQEQMASVVATTDTRLLVIPERTVHFILERNPKLREVLDERIRYGDRELQRQKRLEQRRKLPLMLDLQTKPEFGEKVIKRFALVEQAEEMDCGAACLAMVCRHYNIPMTLGKLRELANVTTQGATLDSLARAGESLGFTARGVQCTFDSLRGFDLPFIVHWEGYHYVVVYGLSKEYVWVADPALGFRKMTVEDFERGWSGTCLLFTGGPHLLQMSAARSPWIRFVGYLRPYKKILGHLFLATFVIQVLGVIPPLIIQNILDGVIVHQNVSLLHLLIGGLIIANVFSQLMSSIRAYLANFMVRNMDFAMMSQFFKHTMSLPFSFFAKRKTGDIFARFQENQTIRAFLTESTVTTALNLLMVFIYFTIMFVYNVKMTLVLIAFVIPIMALTALATPKIKNYAREVFTASTESKSFLMEALAGVETIKGMGIERPVRLRWEKKYAKALEVQYRAHAFSILVGLGSQLLNAATTIAILWVGANLVLAREMTIGQLIAFNAFMGSVLGPLMGLVGLWSMLNDAGVAMERLGDVLDIEPEQKPQDLPSRVMLPELQGEISLNGVYFRYGENDSAYVLENISFDIKPGELVAIVGRSGSGKTTLAKLLVGFYAPTEGKMTIDGYDLGVVDKAYYRAQIGYVMQSNLLFSGTIAENIASGDDAPERRRIEEVAKMADAHAFISKMPLGYEQIVGERGIGLSGGQIQRLCIARALYHDPRLLVFDEATSALDSQSESNILGNMHDILKGRTAVIIAHRLSTIMRADKILVLYEGAIVEQGRHDELIQRGGMYYQLVQKQLSA; via the coding sequence ATGGATGCACCCCAGACCGCGCCCTCCGCTGCCGAGTTTCTCACCTCGGTGGAAATCCTCTCGCCGTTTTCGCGCGACGAGATCGAGCGTCTTGCCGAATACGCGCAGGCACGCTTCTATTCGTTCGGCGAAACGGTGTGCTCGACGGGCGAGACGGCTGACGGTCTTTACGTGGTTCGCTCGGGCTCGGTGCGCATCTTCACCGAGGAACACGGCAAGGAAACCAGCATGGGCGTGCGCAAAACCGGCGAGATTTTCGCCGACATTGCGATGTTGCGCGCGTATGTGCACGAGGCGTCGGTGCGGGCGTCGGCGAAAACCGAGTTGCTGTTCATTCCCCGCGCCGCGATCGAACCGGTGCTCGCCGGTAATCAGGCCGCGTTGGCCTTTATCGCGAGCTACGTGGCGATCAGCTCGGCTGGCGGTTTCGTCGCGCAGTTGTTCGATCTGCGCGGCAAGCTCAACAAGGCGGAACTCGAAGAGTATGTGCGCAGCGTTGGCGTAAAAAGGGTGGCCGCCGGCAAGGAAATCCTCAAGCAGGACGGGCGCGACGACCGGCGGCTCTACGTGGTGCGGCAGGGCGAAGTGCGCATTGTCCGCCATGAGGAAGGCCAGGACTACACGCTCGCGACGCTAGGCGAAGGCGAAATCTTCGGCGAAAAGGCGTGTTTGATGCGGCAGGAGCAAATGGCGTCGGTGGTGGCGACGACCGATACGCGGCTGCTGGTGATCCCCGAGCGCACCGTCCATTTCATTCTGGAGCGCAATCCGAAGCTGCGCGAAGTCCTGGATGAGCGGATTCGCTACGGCGACCGAGAGTTGCAACGGCAAAAGCGCCTCGAACAGCGGCGCAAGTTGCCGCTGATGCTCGATCTACAGACCAAACCCGAGTTCGGCGAAAAGGTCATCAAGCGCTTTGCGCTGGTCGAACAGGCCGAAGAAATGGATTGCGGCGCCGCGTGTCTCGCCATGGTTTGCCGCCACTACAACATTCCGATGACGCTCGGCAAGCTGCGCGAACTTGCCAACGTGACGACGCAAGGCGCGACGCTCGACAGTCTCGCGCGCGCGGGCGAATCGCTCGGCTTCACCGCGCGCGGCGTGCAATGCACATTCGATTCGTTGCGCGGCTTCGATCTGCCCTTCATCGTGCATTGGGAGGGATATCACTACGTGGTGGTGTACGGGCTGTCGAAGGAATACGTGTGGGTCGCCGACCCGGCACTCGGCTTCAGGAAAATGACGGTTGAGGATTTCGAGCGCGGCTGGAGCGGCACGTGTTTGCTCTTTACCGGTGGACCGCATCTCTTGCAGATGTCGGCCGCGCGTTCGCCGTGGATACGCTTTGTCGGCTATCTGAGGCCGTACAAGAAAATTCTCGGCCACCTGTTCCTCGCCACCTTTGTGATTCAGGTGCTTGGCGTGATTCCGCCGCTGATTATCCAGAACATTCTCGACGGCGTGATCGTGCATCAGAACGTCAGCCTGCTGCATCTGCTGATCGGTGGCCTGATCATTGCCAATGTATTTTCGCAATTGATGTCGTCGATTCGCGCATATCTGGCGAATTTCATGGTGCGCAACATGGACTTCGCGATGATGTCGCAGTTTTTCAAGCACACCATGTCGCTACCGTTTTCGTTTTTCGCCAAACGCAAAACTGGTGACATCTTCGCGCGCTTCCAGGAGAACCAGACGATCCGCGCCTTCCTCACCGAATCCACGGTGACCACCGCGTTGAATCTGCTGATGGTGTTCATCTATTTCACGATCATGTTCGTCTACAACGTGAAGATGACGCTGGTGCTGATCGCGTTCGTGATACCGATCATGGCGCTGACCGCCCTCGCCACCCCGAAGATCAAGAACTATGCGCGTGAGGTGTTCACGGCCTCGACCGAATCGAAGTCATTTCTGATGGAAGCGCTCGCCGGTGTGGAGACCATCAAGGGCATGGGCATCGAACGGCCGGTACGGTTGCGCTGGGAGAAGAAATACGCGAAGGCGCTCGAAGTCCAATACCGGGCGCATGCCTTCAGTATTCTCGTTGGGCTTGGCAGCCAGTTGCTGAACGCGGCGACCACGATCGCCATTTTGTGGGTCGGCGCGAATCTGGTGTTGGCGCGCGAAATGACCATCGGTCAGCTGATCGCGTTCAATGCGTTCATGGGCAGCGTGCTGGGGCCGCTGATGGGACTGGTCGGCTTATGGAGCATGTTGAACGACGCGGGCGTGGCGATGGAGCGCCTCGGCGACGTGCTCGATATCGAGCCGGAACAGAAGCCGCAGGATTTGCCGTCGCGCGTGATGCTGCCTGAACTGCAAGGCGAAATCAGCCTCAACGGGGTCTATTTCCGTTACGGCGAGAACGATTCGGCGTATGTGCTGGAAAATATCAGCTTCGACATCAAGCCCGGCGAACTGGTGGCGATTGTGGGCCGCAGCGGTTCCGGCAAGACGACGCTTGCCAAACTGCTGGTCGGTTTCTACGCGCCGACCGAGGGCAAGATGACGATCGACGGCTACGATCTCGGCGTGGTCGATAAGGCCTATTACCGCGCGCAGATCGGCTATGTGATGCAGAGCAATCTGCTGTTTTCCGGCACGATTGCCGAGAACATTGCAAGCGGCGACGACGCACCCGAACGGCGCCGCATCGAGGAAGTCGCGAAGATGGCCGACGCGCATGCGTTCATCAGCAAGATGCCGCTCGGCTACGAGCAGATTGTCGGCGAACGCGGCATTGGCTTATCCGGCGGGCAGATCCAGCGGCTGTGCATCGCGCGGGCGCTGTATCACGATCCGCGTCTGCTGGTATTCGACGAAGCAACCTCGGCGCTGGACTCGCAATCGGAAAGCAATATCCTCGGCAACATGCACGATATTCTGAAGGGCCGAACGGCGGTGATCATTGCGCATCGGCTCAGCACTATCATGCGTGCCGACAAGATTCTGGTGCTGTATGAAGGGGCGATCGTCGAACAGGGCCGTCACGATGAACTGATCCAGCGCGGCGGCATGTACTACCAGCTGGTGCAGAAACAATTGAGTGCGTGA
- a CDS encoding HlyD family efflux transporter periplasmic adaptor subunit, whose amino-acid sequence MKRDSHPRPLSEALEDHSVEGIAILTAEPVRLARALIWAMVALVVAGLLWSFVGRADVIVSAQGTLSPESEVRRIYAPIDGELADLYIAEGQPVSKGDVLARLNARGAIEAASNALQAQLKLEDAERDWKQFPEKKALMERKAAALKAQMEVEAHQHENRISEGTTKLAEGQKAELDEARSVLDNARRTREAAHQELDRYSQLFAQPGGGGIAELQVEQKRTAALEADNAYRVAQSKLAELDFRLSHEYAQANAQLETSGQQTTDLQLQYDSAVRDITDAEDKVRLQLQSARLVAEAAARIRFENIDKDNFLLILAPVSGVITDVTSTQRGDKIQANAPLGGIAPKDAKPVLKIEIAEHDRAFLHEGQPVKLKFNAFPYQRYGLINGTLAYISPATKPSLQDKQPVYEGRVTLEKNYYQIADTRYPLRYGMTASAEIVVRERRLIDLGLDPFRQVAG is encoded by the coding sequence GTGAAACGCGACAGTCACCCTAGACCGTTGTCGGAGGCGCTGGAGGACCACAGCGTCGAAGGCATCGCGATTCTGACCGCGGAGCCGGTGCGGCTCGCTCGCGCGCTGATCTGGGCGATGGTCGCGCTGGTGGTGGCCGGCTTGCTGTGGTCGTTCGTGGGGCGCGCGGATGTGATCGTCAGTGCGCAAGGCACGCTCTCGCCGGAATCGGAGGTGCGCCGCATCTATGCACCGATCGACGGCGAACTGGCCGATCTGTACATCGCCGAGGGGCAGCCGGTATCGAAGGGTGACGTGCTGGCGCGGCTGAATGCGCGCGGCGCGATCGAGGCGGCGAGCAACGCCCTGCAGGCGCAACTCAAACTCGAAGATGCCGAGCGCGACTGGAAGCAGTTCCCCGAGAAGAAGGCGCTGATGGAGCGCAAGGCGGCCGCGCTGAAGGCCCAGATGGAAGTGGAAGCCCACCAACACGAAAATCGCATCTCCGAGGGCACGACCAAGCTCGCCGAAGGCCAAAAGGCCGAACTCGACGAAGCGCGCAGCGTGCTCGACAACGCGCGCCGCACGCGTGAGGCGGCGCATCAGGAGTTGGACCGCTACTCGCAGCTCTTCGCACAGCCCGGTGGCGGCGGTATCGCCGAGTTGCAGGTGGAGCAGAAACGAACCGCTGCATTGGAAGCGGATAACGCCTACCGTGTCGCGCAATCGAAACTCGCGGAGCTGGATTTCCGCCTGAGCCACGAATACGCGCAGGCCAATGCGCAACTCGAAACCAGCGGGCAGCAGACTACCGACCTGCAACTCCAGTACGACTCGGCAGTCCGCGACATCACCGACGCGGAAGACAAGGTGCGCCTGCAACTCCAGAGCGCGCGCCTCGTGGCTGAAGCCGCTGCGCGGATCCGCTTCGAGAACATCGACAAAGACAATTTTCTGCTGATCCTCGCGCCGGTTTCCGGCGTCATCACCGACGTGACCTCCACGCAGCGGGGCGACAAGATTCAGGCGAACGCGCCGCTCGGCGGCATTGCGCCGAAAGATGCGAAGCCGGTGCTGAAGATCGAAATCGCCGAACACGATCGTGCTTTTCTGCACGAGGGGCAGCCGGTGAAGCTGAAATTCAACGCGTTCCCGTATCAGCGCTATGGGCTGATCAACGGCACGCTGGCCTATATTTCACCGGCCACCAAGCCGTCCCTGCAGGACAAGCAGCCGGTGTACGAAGGCCGCGTGACGCTCGAGAAGAACTACTACCAGATCGCCGACACCCGCTATCCGCTGCGCTATGGCATGACGGCGAGTGCGGAGATTGTGGTGCGCGAACGGCGCCTGATCGATCTGGGTCTCGATCCGTTCAGGCAGGTGGCGGGTTGA
- a CDS encoding DUF4399 domain-containing protein, which produces MYKIIALAALVALATLTSLASPNLAMAGTTPSPAGAHVYIGYPNDGQVVPANKPFRVWFGLRYMGVAPKGVKYPNTGHHHLLIDTDLPPMDQEIPNDRNHLHFGAGETETMIQLPPGKHTLQLLMGDDMHMPHNPPVYSKKITVIAR; this is translated from the coding sequence ATGTACAAGATCATCGCGCTCGCGGCGCTCGTGGCACTTGCGACATTGACGTCACTGGCCTCGCCGAATCTCGCCATGGCCGGCACGACACCGTCGCCGGCCGGCGCGCACGTCTATATCGGCTATCCGAACGACGGGCAGGTGGTGCCGGCCAATAAGCCTTTCCGCGTGTGGTTCGGCTTGCGCTATATGGGTGTGGCGCCGAAAGGCGTCAAGTATCCGAACACGGGGCACCACCATCTGCTGATCGATACCGACCTGCCGCCGATGGACCAGGAAATTCCCAATGATCGCAACCACCTGCATTTCGGCGCGGGCGAAACGGAGACAATGATTCAACTGCCTCCCGGCAAGCACACGCTGCAATTGCTGATGGGCGACGACATGCATATGCCGCACAACCCGCCGGTGTACTCGAAGAAGATCACCGTGATTGCGCGCTAA
- a CDS encoding peptidylprolyl isomerase: protein MTAIVRIDDEVVDVSEFIRLLKLTGQFDSLIEQIVRDKLTVHAAKKQGVAVTADEIQQRADQFRRVRGLHRATDMNQYLDALGVSLDEFETFITDGLYQEKMLDVVGNEVAIKDYFALNSPKFDAIEVSHIVLDSEGKAKEMISYLHDDPDSFADMAREHSIADTREAGGVIGKVLRGSLKPDIEAKIFNAAVGDLLGPFPSADRSCFEIFAVTAKYPATLDADVAAEVRRLLRESWLIARAQEHVIEAR from the coding sequence ATGACCGCGATAGTGCGAATCGATGACGAAGTCGTGGACGTTTCCGAGTTCATTCGTCTTCTGAAATTGACTGGCCAGTTCGACAGCCTGATCGAGCAGATCGTGCGCGACAAGCTCACCGTGCATGCGGCGAAAAAGCAGGGCGTCGCCGTCACCGCGGACGAAATCCAGCAGCGCGCCGATCAGTTCCGCCGCGTGCGCGGCTTGCATCGCGCGACGGATATGAATCAGTACCTCGATGCGCTCGGCGTGAGTCTCGACGAGTTCGAGACCTTCATAACCGACGGGCTGTATCAGGAAAAGATGCTCGACGTGGTCGGTAACGAGGTGGCGATCAAGGATTACTTCGCACTCAATTCGCCGAAGTTCGACGCAATCGAGGTGAGCCATATCGTGCTCGACAGCGAGGGCAAGGCGAAGGAAATGATCTCGTACCTGCACGACGATCCCGACAGTTTCGCCGACATGGCGCGCGAGCATTCGATCGCGGATACGCGTGAGGCGGGTGGCGTGATCGGCAAGGTGCTGCGCGGATCGCTGAAGCCGGACATTGAAGCGAAGATTTTCAATGCGGCGGTGGGCGATCTGCTCGGGCCGTTTCCGTCGGCGGATCGCTCGTGCTTCGAGATTTTCGCCGTGACGGCGAAATATCCGGCGACGCTCGATGCCGATGTGGCCGCCGAAGTCAGACGTCTGCTGCGCGAGAGCTGGCTGATTGCGCGCGCGCAGGAACATGTGATCGAAGCGCGCTAG
- a CDS encoding DUF4399 domain-containing protein, with the protein MRRTLRLGVLDIRQGTKAALAASRIAWCATLFLLLGIASLSGSALAEQTPSPPGAEEYIIWPSDGAVIHGGKLWVRMGLRNMGVCPKGVAVPNTGHHHLLIDTDLPPLDQEIPSDRNHLHFGAGETDARIELPPGKHTLQLILGDHNHVPHVPPVYSKKITITVLKD; encoded by the coding sequence ATGCGAAGAACCCTCAGACTTGGCGTGCTCGACATACGTCAAGGAACAAAGGCGGCGCTCGCAGCGTCCCGCATCGCCTGGTGCGCCACGCTTTTTCTTTTGCTCGGCATCGCGTCACTGTCTGGCTCCGCGCTTGCCGAACAAACGCCTTCGCCGCCGGGCGCCGAGGAATACATCATCTGGCCGTCGGACGGCGCGGTGATTCACGGCGGCAAGCTTTGGGTCCGCATGGGTCTGCGCAATATGGGCGTGTGCCCGAAGGGTGTCGCGGTTCCGAACACCGGGCATCACCATCTGCTGATCGACACCGACCTGCCGCCGCTCGACCAGGAGATTCCGTCGGACCGCAATCACCTGCATTTCGGTGCGGGTGAGACCGACGCGCGCATCGAGTTGCCGCCAGGCAAGCACACCTTGCAGCTCATTCTCGGCGACCACAACCACGTGCCGCATGTGCCGCCGGTGTATTCGAAGAAAATCACCATCACCGTACTAAAAGACTAG